The genomic interval GGCCGGCGGGGGATCCGTCGTTCCCCAAGGTGAAGACGTTCTGGCGGGCGCTGTTCCGCGATCGCGCGGATCTGATCCTCGTGGGGCATCAGCACACCTACGAACGCTTCGCACCGATGACCCCGAAGCTCGTCGCGAACAGCACGAAGGGGATACGGCAGTTCATCGTGGGGACCGGCGGCAAGGACATCCACCAGCAGGACTTCGTCGCGCCGAACAGTGAGCGCCGGATCCGCAAACACGGGATCTTGCACCTAGAGCTGTCCGAGGGCTCGTACGCGTGGGCCTTCGAGACGATCGCGGGCAACGTCCTCGACGAGGGAACCGGATCCTGCGTGTGACCGGGCGCCGATCGGGCGCTCGTCGCCACCTCGCCCGGCAGGTTCCCCGGACGCGGCGCCGGGAGGTGTCCGTCCACCGCAGGTAGGCTGGGGCCCATGCCCCGCCCCTCCCAACCTCGCCCGGCGCGCGGTCGTGGCCGCGGTCCCGCCGGCCCGAGCCGTTCGACGGCGGTCTCGACCCTGCCGAAGGACGTGGTGGGCGAGATTCGGCGTGCGGCGAAGCCGGGACGCGCCGACGAGGCGATCGCCGACCTCGAGCGCGCGACCGTGCTCCTCGAGCGCGGGGATCCCCGCGCCGCCGCCCGGGAGGCGGACAAGGCCAAGCGATCGGCTCCCCGGGCCGGGGTCGTCCGAGAGGTGCTCGGACTGGCGCACTACGGAGAGGAGCAGTGGCACGAGGCGCTCACCGAGCTCCAGGCGTACCGACGACTCTCCGGCCGGCAGGACCAGAACCACGTGATCGCCGACTGCCAGCGAGCCCTCGGCCATCCCGAGAAGGCCGTGGCTCTCGTGACCGAGGCGTTGCGCGATCGTGAGCTAGGGATCGAGGTGAAGGCGGAAGCGATCGTGGTCGGGGCCTCCGCCCTCGCCGATCAGGGACGCTACGACGAAGCACTCGCGATGCTCCGTCGTGCGAAGACCGATGCCGAGGTCGGGAGGGGGCCGGCCCTCCGCGTGTGGTACGTCACCGGAAGCGTCCTCGAACAGGCCGGGCGGCTCGACGAAGCGCTCACCGAGTTCAGGAAGGTCGCCCGCCACGACGCCGGCGCGTTCGACGTGCTGGAACGGGTCGCACGGCTGGAGGCCGCCGGGGCCCGCTCGGGACCGCCCCGCGGGCAAGGACGAGGATCCCGGTCCCGTACGAAGGCTCGAGGCGGTCGTGACCGCGGCTGAACGGTCTGCCCGGACGTCTACGCCGGCGTCGAGGGTGGGTCGGTATCGGGTCGCTTGGACCAGTAGCGGGCCAAGCCTGCCCCGTTCATCCGGATGCTCGACAGCACGTCGTACTTCTCCATGTCGATCGGTTCGCCGGCATCGGTTTCGTACTCCCGCGATCCCTGCTGGGTGAGCAGGTCGGTGATCTCCTCGACGTCGGCGTCTGTCAGCAGCGCCCGGCGAACGGTCTCGCTCCACGCCAGGAGCCGCTTCTCCGCGAGCTCGCAGAAGTGTTCGACCGGGGCAACCGAGCCGAAGTGGGACAGAAGCAAGAGGCGGCCGCGTTCGCGGATCCGCCGGATACTCGCCACGCCGGCGTCGACGTCGACATCGGGCGGCGGAACGGCGGGTCGCAAGACCCCGACATCGGGGATGTGCACGCCGAGAGCGTCACCGGTGAACACCGCGCCGGTGTCGGAGTCGACCAGGCACAGATGGTGTGACGCGTGACCGGGGGTTTCGAACACGTCGAGGGTTCGGTCCCCGAGCGAGATCCGCTCTCCCTCCCCGGCGGCGCGGATCCGGTCCGCCGGGGCGGGGAGCACATCACCGTAGAAGCTTCGGATCCGGTCGAGCCCCCCGTAGGCGCGCGCGGTGCTGGCGACGAGCTTCGTCGGATCGGCGAGGTGGGGAGCTCCGCGCTCATGGACCCAGATCGTCGCACTCGGGAACGCATCGGCGAGCGTTCCGACGCCGCCGGCGTGGTCGAGGTGGATGTGGGTGACGATGAGGTGGGCGAGGTCGCCGGGATCGAACCCGAGCATCCGCAGACCGGCGAGCACCG from Actinomycetota bacterium carries:
- a CDS encoding tetratricopeptide repeat protein; the encoded protein is MPRPSQPRPARGRGRGPAGPSRSTAVSTLPKDVVGEIRRAAKPGRADEAIADLERATVLLERGDPRAAAREADKAKRSAPRAGVVREVLGLAHYGEEQWHEALTELQAYRRLSGRQDQNHVIADCQRALGHPEKAVALVTEALRDRELGIEVKAEAIVVGASALADQGRYDEALAMLRRAKTDAEVGRGPALRVWYVTGSVLEQAGRLDEALTEFRKVARHDAGAFDVLERVARLEAAGARSGPPRGQGRGSRSRTKARGGRDRG
- a CDS encoding MBL fold metallo-hydrolase; its protein translation is MQDTFDVAPGISAIDTHMLDRYQVTSAYLVRGAEPALIETGPAASAPSVLAGLRMLGFDPGDLAHLIVTHIHLDHAGGVGTLADAFPSATIWVHERGAPHLADPTKLVASTARAYGGLDRIRSFYGDVLPAPADRIRAAGEGERISLGDRTLDVFETPGHASHHLCLVDSDTGAVFTGDALGVHIPDVGVLRPAVPPPDVDVDAGVASIRRIRERGRLLLLSHFGSVAPVEHFCELAEKRLLAWSETVRRALLTDADVEEITDLLTQQGSREYETDAGEPIDMEKYDVLSSIRMNGAGLARYWSKRPDTDPPSTPA